A window of Mucilaginibacter paludis DSM 18603 contains these coding sequences:
- a CDS encoding nucleotidyltransferase family protein gives MKPTLLILAAGMASRYGSMKQVDGFGPNGETIIDYSIYDAIKAGFGKVTFIIREEFLDNFKGIFEPKLSGKIETDYVFQNFDLQQYGIDKTVERAKPWGTAHAVLAARHAIKEPFCVINADDFYGYDSFEKMAKFLTTEVADDKYSLIGYQVDRTLSDYGSVSRGVCKVNDEGNMVEINERTEVYFTEGGKVAYKDAEGEHALPNDTRVSMNFWGFTPAVFDQSLDMFKRFVDANETNPKAEFFIPLVADELIKTGVASFKVVPTASKWFGVTYKEDKPIVQESISALVENGTYPANLWA, from the coding sequence ATGAAACCTACACTATTAATATTGGCCGCAGGGATGGCCAGTCGCTATGGAAGCATGAAACAAGTTGACGGCTTTGGCCCCAACGGGGAAACCATTATTGATTATTCTATATATGATGCCATTAAGGCCGGTTTTGGTAAGGTTACGTTCATCATCCGTGAAGAGTTTTTGGATAATTTTAAAGGGATATTTGAACCCAAACTAAGCGGAAAAATTGAAACAGATTACGTGTTTCAAAACTTCGACCTGCAACAGTACGGTATTGATAAAACCGTTGAGCGCGCTAAACCATGGGGAACTGCCCACGCCGTTTTAGCTGCCCGCCATGCCATTAAAGAACCCTTTTGCGTTATTAACGCCGATGATTTTTATGGTTATGATTCATTTGAAAAAATGGCCAAATTTTTAACTACTGAAGTGGCCGACGATAAATACTCCTTAATTGGTTACCAAGTTGACAGAACCTTATCCGACTACGGTTCAGTATCGCGCGGTGTTTGTAAGGTTAATGATGAAGGCAACATGGTTGAAATTAACGAGCGTACCGAGGTTTACTTTACCGAAGGTGGCAAAGTTGCTTACAAAGACGCCGAAGGCGAACATGCACTGCCGAACGATACACGCGTATCCATGAACTTTTGGGGCTTTACCCCGGCTGTTTTTGATCAAAGCCTGGATATGTTTAAACGCTTTGTTGACGCTAACGAAACCAACCCTAAAGCTGAATTTTTTATCCCCTTGGTTGCTGACGAACTGATAAAAACCGGCGTAGCATCATTTAAAGTTGTTCCAACAGCTTCTAAATGGTTCGGTGTAACTTATAAAGAAGATAAGCCTATCGTGCAGGAAAGCATTTCTGCTTTAGTTGAAAACGGAACCTATCCTGCCAATTTGTGGGCATAA
- a CDS encoding M42 family metallopeptidase codes for MAKKKSEEKTHIPVVTPASLSFLEKYINNPSPTGFEAEGQKLWLEYIKPYIDETYVDNYGTAVGIINPKASYKVVIEAHADEISWFVNYITSDGLIYVIRNGGSDHQIAPSKRVNIHTDKGIVKAIFGWPAIHTRSGEKEEAPTLKNIFLDCGCTTKDEVEALGIHVGCVITYEDEFMVLNNRYYVGRALDNRVGGFMIAEVARLLKENGKKLDFGLYIVNAVQEEIGLRGAEMIADYINPDVAIITDVTHDTQTPMINKITQGDLACGKGPVISYAPAIQNNLNKLLIETAQKASIPFQRQASSRSTGTDTDAFAYSNGGVPSVLISLPLRYMHTTVEMIHQEDVDNVISLIYETLLNIQAGQDFRYIKN; via the coding sequence ATGGCTAAAAAAAAATCTGAAGAAAAAACACACATACCTGTTGTTACTCCTGCATCACTCTCCTTTTTAGAAAAATATATCAACAACCCCTCTCCTACCGGCTTTGAAGCCGAAGGGCAAAAGCTCTGGCTCGAGTACATTAAACCTTATATTGATGAAACTTATGTTGATAACTACGGTACCGCTGTAGGCATCATCAATCCAAAAGCTTCCTATAAAGTTGTTATCGAGGCTCACGCCGATGAGATATCCTGGTTTGTAAATTACATTACCAGCGATGGTTTAATCTACGTGATCCGTAACGGAGGTTCCGACCACCAGATAGCGCCCTCAAAGCGGGTTAATATCCATACCGATAAAGGCATTGTTAAAGCCATATTTGGCTGGCCTGCCATCCATACCCGCAGCGGCGAAAAGGAAGAAGCGCCAACCTTAAAAAATATTTTTTTGGATTGCGGCTGCACTACCAAAGATGAGGTTGAAGCTTTAGGTATCCATGTAGGCTGCGTAATTACCTACGAGGATGAGTTTATGGTTTTAAATAACCGCTATTATGTTGGCCGCGCCTTAGATAACCGCGTAGGCGGTTTTATGATAGCCGAAGTAGCCCGTTTGTTAAAGGAGAACGGCAAAAAGCTGGACTTTGGTTTGTATATTGTAAACGCCGTTCAGGAAGAAATTGGCTTGCGCGGAGCAGAAATGATAGCCGATTATATTAACCCAGATGTAGCCATCATTACCGACGTAACGCATGATACGCAAACGCCGATGATCAACAAGATAACCCAGGGCGATCTGGCTTGCGGCAAAGGGCCCGTAATATCTTACGCACCGGCCATACAAAATAACCTGAACAAACTATTGATTGAAACAGCCCAGAAGGCTTCGATACCGTTCCAGCGGCAGGCTTCTTCCCGCTCAACCGGTACCGATACTGATGCTTTTGCTTACTCAAACGGTGGCGTGCCTTCGGTATTGATCTCGCTTCCTCTCCGGTATATGCACACCACTGTTGAGATGATCCACCAGGAAGATGTGGATAATGTAATCAGCCTGATCTACGAAACTTTGTTAAACATTCAGGCCGGCCAGGATTTCAGGTATATTAAAAATTAA
- a CDS encoding GNAT family N-acetyltransferase, with amino-acid sequence MIHIEQITPRLTWRLRHEVLYPDEPIHQMQMDEDEDGHHFGAFADNQLVSVVSLFSKGSDFQFRKFAVQPAFQGKGVGTSLLAYVIDFAKAEGAQRVWCNARAQAIGFYLKSGFRQTGENFTKNNLDYEIMERLL; translated from the coding sequence ATGATCCACATTGAACAAATAACACCCCGATTAACCTGGCGGCTCAGGCATGAGGTTTTATATCCCGATGAACCTATTCATCAAATGCAGATGGATGAGGATGAGGATGGCCACCATTTCGGCGCTTTTGCAGATAACCAACTGGTGAGCGTGGTATCATTATTCTCTAAAGGGTCCGATTTTCAGTTCCGCAAATTTGCCGTTCAGCCAGCCTTTCAAGGTAAAGGCGTTGGTACAAGCCTACTGGCTTATGTTATAGATTTTGCAAAGGCCGAGGGTGCACAACGCGTCTGGTGCAATGCACGCGCACAGGCTATCGGCTTTTACCTCAAATCAGGCTTCAGGCAAACTGGAGAAAATTTCACTAAAAACAATTTGGATTACGAGATAATGGAAAGGTTACTTTAG
- a CDS encoding acyl-CoA carboxylase subunit beta, which produces MDKKLETLKLKKDQALLGGGQARIDSQHKKGKLTARERLHFLLDEGSFEEIGMLVSHRSTDFGMEKENYPGDGVVTGYGFINGRLVYVFSQDFTVFGGSLSETHAEKICKIMDLAMKNGAPVIGLNDSGGARIQEGVVSLGGYADIFYRNTMASGVVPQISAIMGPCAGGAVYSPAITDFILMVEHTSYMFVTGPNVVKTVTHEVVTSEELGGANTHATKSGVTHFACTNEIEAIQHVKKLLSYMPQNCEETAPALPYDASDEQRPALNTILPQNISQPYDMRDILQEVIDEGTFLEVHRDFAENIVVGFARLAGRSIGIVANQPAFLAGVLDINSSTKGARFIRFCDSFNIPLLVFEDVPGFLPGTDQEWKGIITNGAKLLYAFCEATVPRITVITRKAYGGAYDVMNSKHIGADMNYAWPSAEIAVMGAKGAAEIIFKREIITAPDPEAKWKEMEQLYSDTFANPYRAAERGFIDEVIEPAETRKKLIKAFKMLENKVVNLPRKKHGNMPL; this is translated from the coding sequence GTGGATAAAAAACTGGAGACGCTAAAACTAAAAAAAGACCAGGCGCTGTTAGGCGGCGGCCAGGCCCGTATTGATAGTCAGCATAAAAAAGGGAAGCTAACCGCCCGCGAGCGTTTGCATTTTTTATTGGACGAAGGATCATTTGAAGAGATCGGTATGCTGGTATCACACCGGTCGACCGACTTCGGTATGGAAAAAGAGAACTATCCGGGCGATGGTGTAGTTACTGGCTATGGGTTTATCAATGGCCGTTTAGTTTACGTATTCTCACAGGATTTTACCGTTTTTGGCGGTTCGCTGTCAGAAACCCATGCCGAAAAGATCTGCAAAATTATGGATCTGGCCATGAAGAACGGTGCGCCGGTAATTGGGCTGAACGACTCCGGTGGGGCACGCATCCAGGAAGGCGTAGTTTCGCTCGGCGGTTATGCCGATATATTTTACCGTAATACCATGGCATCGGGCGTGGTGCCGCAAATATCGGCCATTATGGGCCCATGTGCGGGCGGCGCCGTATATTCTCCTGCCATTACCGATTTTATTTTGATGGTTGAGCATACCTCTTACATGTTTGTTACCGGGCCCAACGTGGTTAAAACAGTAACACACGAGGTGGTTACCTCCGAGGAATTAGGAGGTGCTAATACCCATGCCACCAAATCGGGCGTTACACATTTTGCCTGCACTAACGAGATTGAGGCCATACAGCATGTAAAAAAGCTATTGAGTTACATGCCCCAAAATTGCGAGGAAACCGCCCCTGCTTTACCTTACGATGCAAGTGACGAACAAAGGCCCGCGCTAAATACCATCCTGCCTCAAAACATATCGCAACCTTATGATATGCGCGATATATTGCAAGAGGTAATTGACGAAGGTACATTCCTGGAGGTACACCGGGATTTTGCAGAAAACATTGTAGTCGGTTTTGCGCGTTTGGCTGGCCGGAGCATAGGGATAGTAGCCAATCAGCCGGCTTTTTTAGCCGGTGTGCTGGATATCAATTCGTCAACCAAAGGCGCACGTTTCATCCGCTTTTGCGATAGCTTTAATATCCCATTACTGGTATTTGAAGATGTTCCCGGATTTTTGCCCGGAACCGACCAGGAGTGGAAAGGCATTATCACCAACGGTGCCAAGTTGCTATACGCCTTTTGCGAAGCTACGGTACCACGCATTACCGTAATTACCCGCAAAGCCTACGGCGGCGCTTACGATGTAATGAACTCCAAACATATTGGAGCTGACATGAACTATGCCTGGCCCAGCGCCGAAATTGCGGTAATGGGAGCCAAAGGTGCCGCCGAAATTATATTTAAACGCGAAATAATTACCGCGCCCGACCCAGAAGCCAAATGGAAAGAGATGGAACAATTGTACTCGGATACCTTTGCCAACCCCTACCGCGCTGCCGAACGGGGTTTTATTGATGAGGTAATTGAGCCTGCCGAAACCCGTAAAAAATTAATTAAAGCTTTTAAAATGCTCGAAAACAAAGTAGTTAACCTACCCAGAAAAAAACATGGGAACATGCCCTTGTAA
- a CDS encoding YoaK family protein, which produces MLRQNKDKRTLRANLMLASSTAFVAGVTNVAGVIAFLAFTTNITGHVALLARKVNAQDVEETITVFVWLFMFFMGAFVSHFLVRTYEHISRYKAHAFPILVETIVLFLVAIYGNHFFSGSDAEREVIIGAILFSMGLQNSLVSTISGGLIKSSHLTGLFTDVGADVAEWIHPRTAKTSVVKNRLYIRLTVLAFYFLGALAGGYFFELYNFRVFYFIPFILISILLYDIWDVIFHKLGRKLSPGLPTK; this is translated from the coding sequence ATGCTGAGGCAAAACAAGGATAAACGTACGCTAAGAGCTAACCTGATGCTGGCATCCTCAACCGCGTTTGTGGCGGGTGTTACCAATGTTGCTGGAGTAATTGCGTTTTTAGCTTTTACCACCAACATTACCGGGCACGTGGCTTTGTTGGCTCGCAAGGTTAATGCACAAGACGTTGAGGAAACTATAACCGTATTTGTCTGGTTGTTTATGTTTTTTATGGGCGCATTTGTGTCGCATTTTTTGGTGCGAACCTATGAGCATATCAGCAGGTATAAGGCGCATGCCTTCCCCATACTGGTAGAAACCATTGTGTTATTTTTGGTTGCTATTTATGGTAATCATTTTTTTAGCGGGAGCGATGCCGAGCGTGAAGTAATTATAGGGGCCATCCTGTTTTCGATGGGTTTGCAAAATAGTTTGGTATCCACTATATCCGGCGGCTTAATCAAATCATCGCATTTAACAGGTTTGTTTACCGATGTGGGGGCTGATGTAGCCGAGTGGATCCATCCGCGTACAGCCAAAACATCCGTTGTGAAAAACAGGCTGTACATTAGGCTTACCGTGCTTGCTTTTTACTTTTTGGGCGCTTTGGCAGGTGGGTACTTTTTTGAATTGTACAACTTCCGGGTGTTTTATTTTATTCCGTTTATTCTTATCAGTATACTACTCTACGATATTTGGGACGTTATATTCCACAAACTGGGGCGTAAGCTTAGTCCAGGTTTGCCAACTAAATAA
- the can gene encoding carbonate dehydratase: MCAKTDNNSSQIIYESLLEGNRKFVAETLQNDPQYFEKLANGQKPPVLWIGCADSRVPANQITNTAPGEVFVHRNIANVVVHSDMNMLSVLDYAVNILEVQHVIVCGHYGCGGVIAALGNDENGLVDNWLRHIKDVYRLHEAELDVITDQKTKTDRLVELNVMENVNNLTATSIVQNAWKNGKDLSVHGWVYTLTTGFINDLKVSVKSNDHIKEVFKFK, from the coding sequence ATGTGCGCTAAAACAGACAACAATTCAAGCCAGATCATTTACGAAAGTTTATTGGAAGGAAATAGAAAATTTGTAGCCGAAACTCTTCAAAATGATCCGCAATATTTTGAGAAACTGGCTAATGGCCAAAAGCCGCCGGTGCTTTGGATTGGCTGCGCCGATAGCCGTGTTCCGGCTAACCAGATTACCAATACCGCTCCGGGCGAAGTGTTTGTGCATCGTAATATAGCCAACGTGGTGGTTCACTCCGATATGAACATGCTTTCGGTATTGGATTACGCCGTCAATATTCTGGAAGTGCAACATGTGATAGTTTGCGGTCATTATGGTTGCGGTGGAGTTATTGCCGCCCTCGGGAATGATGAAAATGGTTTGGTTGATAACTGGTTAAGACACATTAAGGATGTTTACCGCCTGCATGAAGCAGAACTGGATGTCATTACCGACCAGAAAACAAAGACCGACCGGCTGGTTGAACTCAATGTAATGGAAAATGTAAATAACCTTACTGCCACATCAATAGTACAGAACGCCTGGAAAAACGGAAAAGACCTGAGTGTACACGGATGGGTTTATACCCTAACTACAGGTTTTATTAACGACCTGAAAGTAAGCGTTAAAAGTAATGATCATATAAAAGAGGTGTTTAAATTTAAATAA
- the pruA gene encoding L-glutamate gamma-semialdehyde dehydrogenase encodes MLKGFFNIPKPVNEPVLNYGPRSVERAALKAALQEGRAQQIDIPMYIGGQEVRTGKTGTVRPPHDHQHVLATYHIGDESHVHAAINAALAAKANWEALAWEERAAIFLKAADLLSGPYRAKINAATMLGQSKNAYQAEIDAACEMVDFLRFNVSYMAEIYAQQPPVSPKGIWNRVEQRPLEGFVFAITPFNFTAIAGNLPASAAMMGNVVVWKPNDTQVYAANVLMQVFIEAGVPAGVINLIYVDGPMAGDIIFSHPDFAGVHFTGSTPVFQNIWKTIGTNIHKYKTYPRIVGETGGKDFVLAHPSANVEVATTALVRGAFEYQGQKCSAASRAYLPKSLWPAIKTGLLNDLGELKMGPVEDFENFVNAVIDEKSFDKLARYIDQAHQNSAVEVIAGGKYDKSKGWFIEPTVLVTTDPQYVTMREELFGPVLTIYVYEDADFDKVLNLIDQTSIYALTGCIIAQDRYAIAQASHALRNAAGNFYVNDKPTGAVVGQQPFGGARGSGTNDKAGSMINLLRWVSPRTIKETFDSPKNYRYPFLDKEL; translated from the coding sequence ATGCTTAAAGGATTTTTTAACATACCCAAACCGGTAAACGAACCGGTTTTAAATTACGGACCGCGCAGTGTGGAACGCGCCGCGCTTAAGGCTGCCCTACAAGAGGGCCGTGCCCAGCAAATTGATATACCCATGTATATTGGCGGGCAGGAAGTACGTACCGGCAAAACCGGCACTGTGCGCCCACCACATGATCATCAGCATGTGCTGGCAACCTATCATATAGGCGACGAAAGCCATGTACACGCCGCCATTAACGCAGCACTGGCCGCTAAAGCCAACTGGGAAGCCTTAGCCTGGGAAGAACGCGCTGCCATATTTTTAAAAGCTGCCGATTTATTATCCGGCCCTTACCGCGCTAAAATTAATGCGGCTACCATGCTTGGCCAATCTAAAAACGCTTACCAGGCCGAGATTGACGCCGCTTGTGAGATGGTGGATTTTTTAAGGTTCAATGTATCGTACATGGCCGAAATTTATGCCCAACAGCCCCCTGTATCCCCTAAAGGAATCTGGAACCGTGTGGAACAGCGCCCGCTGGAAGGTTTTGTTTTCGCTATTACGCCTTTCAATTTTACAGCTATTGCCGGCAACCTGCCTGCTTCGGCAGCCATGATGGGCAACGTGGTGGTATGGAAACCTAATGATACCCAGGTTTACGCTGCCAACGTTTTGATGCAGGTTTTTATTGAAGCTGGGGTACCGGCTGGGGTAATCAACCTGATTTATGTTGATGGCCCTATGGCTGGCGATATCATTTTCAGCCATCCTGATTTTGCAGGGGTACATTTCACCGGATCAACCCCAGTGTTCCAAAACATCTGGAAAACTATTGGTACCAACATCCATAAATACAAAACCTACCCACGCATTGTAGGCGAAACCGGTGGTAAAGATTTTGTGCTGGCACACCCGAGCGCCAATGTTGAAGTAGCTACAACTGCTTTGGTACGCGGCGCTTTTGAGTACCAGGGACAAAAATGCTCGGCAGCGTCGAGGGCGTATTTGCCTAAATCGTTATGGCCTGCCATCAAAACCGGCTTGCTTAACGATCTGGGCGAATTAAAAATGGGACCTGTTGAAGATTTTGAAAATTTTGTTAACGCAGTGATCGACGAAAAATCGTTCGATAAGTTAGCCAGATATATTGATCAGGCTCACCAGAATAGTGCTGTTGAGGTTATTGCCGGTGGCAAATACGATAAAAGCAAAGGCTGGTTTATTGAGCCTACCGTGCTTGTAACCACCGACCCGCAATATGTTACCATGCGCGAGGAGCTGTTTGGCCCGGTGCTCACTATTTATGTGTATGAGGATGCCGATTTTGACAAGGTATTAAACCTGATTGATCAAACCTCAATCTACGCCCTCACGGGGTGTATCATAGCGCAAGACCGTTACGCCATAGCCCAGGCATCGCATGCTTTACGCAACGCCGCCGGAAACTTTTATGTAAACGATAAACCTACCGGAGCGGTTGTTGGCCAACAACCGTTTGGCGGCGCCAGGGGATCGGGAACTAATGATAAGGCTGGCTCTATGATCAACCTGTTGCGATGGGTATCGCCAAGAACCATTAAGGAAACTTTTGATTCGCCTAAGAATTACAGGTATCCGTTTCTCGATAAAGAGCTATAA
- a CDS encoding REP-associated tyrosine transposase, with product MDNIFKPGYLIRDQQAIYYMTFTIVGWIDIFSRRVYKDMLIASLKFCQEKKGLNLHAYVMMSNHVHLIASVKPGHSLSVFVRDFKKFTARSILDYIENETESRKEWMLHQFKYYASRHTRNEDYQIWVQDNHFVELFGPDFTQQKIDYIHDNPVRAGYVYDAADYVYSSASNYEEKESIIDVDCLWF from the coding sequence ATGGATAATATTTTTAAACCCGGCTATTTAATAAGAGATCAGCAAGCTATTTACTATATGACTTTTACCATAGTAGGTTGGATAGATATTTTTAGTCGACGGGTTTATAAAGACATGCTGATCGCATCTTTAAAGTTTTGCCAGGAGAAAAAGGGATTAAATTTACATGCTTATGTTATGATGTCTAATCATGTTCATTTAATTGCGTCTGTTAAACCCGGGCACAGCCTGAGTGTTTTTGTACGCGATTTTAAAAAGTTTACAGCGCGGTCCATCCTGGATTATATTGAAAACGAAACCGAAAGCCGGAAAGAATGGATGTTGCATCAGTTTAAGTATTATGCATCCAGGCATACCCGTAATGAAGATTACCAGATTTGGGTACAAGACAATCATTTTGTTGAATTATTCGGCCCTGATTTCACACAACAGAAGATAGATTATATTCATGATAATCCAGTAAGGGCAGGGTATGTTTATGATGCTGCCGACTATGTCTATTCAAGCGCATCTAATTATGAGGAAAAGGAATCGATTATCGATGTGGATTGTTTATGGTTTTAG
- a CDS encoding energy transducer TonB: MEPFQKIQLSFKCPKSINELQPCSAGWHCDSCQKMVYDFRGMTETEILEAFRKSGAPLCGLYDAVRFKTIPKKPQWYKWASAAMIVFGLTSCQNEVMGKALKLPPEKAAKVDTIQNEAFFGMVAEIAPSFPGGQEALKKYLRQHIKNTSDFQGRAFVQFIVEKNGSLTNIQIIRSAGKHLDEQIIRAIKNMPKWNPGLNNGKPSRMQYSIPVNLSL; this comes from the coding sequence ATGGAACCATTTCAAAAAATCCAATTATCCTTTAAATGTCCAAAATCTATTAACGAGCTGCAGCCCTGTAGTGCCGGTTGGCATTGCGACAGTTGCCAGAAGATGGTTTATGATTTTAGAGGAATGACCGAGACCGAAATACTGGAAGCGTTTAGAAAAAGCGGAGCCCCCCTATGTGGCTTATATGATGCCGTCCGGTTCAAAACAATACCCAAAAAGCCACAATGGTACAAATGGGCCTCGGCGGCAATGATAGTGTTCGGCTTAACATCATGCCAGAACGAGGTGATGGGTAAGGCATTAAAACTTCCACCCGAAAAGGCAGCAAAGGTTGATACCATTCAAAATGAAGCATTTTTTGGGATGGTGGCTGAAATTGCCCCATCCTTTCCGGGAGGCCAGGAAGCTTTAAAAAAGTATCTGCGCCAGCACATCAAAAACACAAGCGATTTTCAAGGGCGGGCTTTCGTGCAATTTATCGTTGAAAAGAACGGATCGCTAACCAACATTCAAATCATAAGAAGCGCGGGGAAGCATCTGGACGAACAAATAATCAGGGCAATTAAAAACATGCCCAAATGGAACCCAGGGCTAAATAACGGTAAGCCCTCCCGGATGCAATATTCTATTCCTGTTAATTTGAGCTTATAA
- a CDS encoding SulP family inorganic anion transporter, translated as MNVSSLKNTLKSDLSSGLVVFLVALPLCLGVALASGAPLLSGIITGVVGGIVVGCLSGSQLAVSGPAAGLTTIVAAAIITLHSYEAFLLSVILAGGIQIVLGLVKAGKIGLYFPSNVIKGMLAAIGIILILKQIPHAFGYDADAEGDMAFLQADNNNTFSEINNLLSKLNFGAILIFAISMTVLMLWDTRMFKKVKSFPAGLVVVILGVLASIGLNSLPESLHLRTNSFVKIPVLSSVGDFATILKFPDFSQVSNPAVWTIALTIAFVASLETLLSIEAVDKLDPQKRSTPLNRELLAQGIGNTVSGLLGGIPLTAVIVRGATNVNAGAKTKVSAIFHGVLLLVTVLLIPGILNMIPLACLAAILIMVGYKLAKVKLFTEMYKSGWNQFTPFIVTVVAIILTDLLKGVLVGMAVSIIFILVNATKDLIYSTESTSENGKVQRLVLSEQVTFLNKAHLNEFFSKIKPHTSVWIDATQTKYIEQDCLEILQDFKARAAGEHIACTITGLKDHYSFLEAKGELIAHDHDHSKQQPYQALFANNRKWIAEKLHLDINYFTKLNAGQSPQYLIVGCSDSRAPLELITGAQPGEIFSQRNIANQVIPSDPNLMSVLQYAVEALKVKHIIICGHYGCGGVRAALAGGTSGNLDQWLSHVRDVYRTHKDELELIQDPEMQHRRLVELNVKEQIYQLRSTSIVQKALQNGQVLNIYGWVYDLADGMLHDLQVQDIELNNIVKPVLA; from the coding sequence ATGAACGTTTCATCATTAAAAAATACATTAAAATCCGACCTGTCATCTGGTCTGGTGGTCTTCCTGGTAGCATTGCCGCTTTGCCTTGGTGTGGCTTTGGCCAGCGGCGCCCCCCTTTTGTCGGGCATTATTACCGGTGTTGTTGGCGGTATTGTTGTTGGTTGCCTCAGCGGCTCTCAACTGGCAGTAAGCGGTCCGGCAGCGGGCCTTACCACTATTGTTGCCGCCGCTATTATAACCTTGCACTCGTACGAAGCCTTTTTGCTGAGTGTGATACTGGCTGGTGGTATCCAAATTGTTTTGGGTTTGGTTAAAGCAGGTAAAATTGGCTTGTACTTTCCATCCAACGTAATTAAAGGGATGCTTGCAGCTATCGGGATCATCCTGATATTAAAACAAATCCCTCATGCTTTTGGCTATGATGCCGATGCCGAAGGGGATATGGCTTTTTTGCAGGCTGATAACAACAATACCTTCAGCGAAATTAATAACCTGCTTTCCAAGCTTAATTTTGGTGCCATCCTGATATTTGCCATATCGATGACGGTATTGATGTTGTGGGATACCCGGATGTTTAAAAAAGTGAAAAGTTTCCCGGCGGGTTTGGTCGTGGTTATCCTGGGCGTTCTGGCGTCTATCGGCCTGAACTCGTTACCGGAATCTTTACATTTACGTACCAATAGCTTTGTCAAGATCCCCGTATTATCAAGCGTTGGCGATTTTGCTACCATACTGAAGTTTCCTGATTTTAGCCAGGTAAGCAATCCTGCTGTTTGGACCATCGCCCTTACCATCGCTTTTGTGGCCAGTTTAGAAACCTTGCTCAGCATTGAAGCAGTTGATAAACTTGACCCTCAAAAAAGATCAACCCCCTTAAACCGCGAATTGCTGGCACAGGGCATCGGTAATACGGTTTCCGGCTTATTAGGCGGTATCCCCCTTACAGCAGTAATTGTGCGTGGGGCAACCAACGTAAACGCTGGTGCTAAAACCAAAGTATCAGCCATATTTCATGGTGTGCTGCTATTGGTTACCGTTCTGTTGATCCCCGGAATCTTGAACATGATTCCGCTGGCTTGTTTGGCCGCCATCCTGATTATGGTAGGTTATAAGCTGGCCAAAGTGAAACTGTTTACCGAGATGTATAAATCTGGATGGAATCAGTTTACCCCGTTTATAGTTACTGTGGTGGCTATTATTTTAACCGATTTGTTGAAAGGTGTATTGGTGGGCATGGCTGTAAGCATCATCTTTATTTTGGTTAATGCCACTAAGGATTTGATCTACTCAACCGAGAGCACCAGCGAGAATGGCAAGGTACAGCGCCTGGTATTATCAGAGCAGGTTACCTTTTTAAATAAGGCACACTTAAACGAGTTTTTTAGTAAAATTAAGCCCCATACCAGCGTTTGGATTGATGCCACGCAAACTAAATATATTGAGCAGGATTGCCTTGAAATTTTACAGGATTTTAAAGCGAGAGCCGCCGGTGAGCATATTGCCTGCACCATTACCGGTTTAAAAGATCACTACTCGTTTTTAGAGGCTAAGGGCGAATTGATAGCTCACGATCATGACCATAGTAAACAACAGCCTTACCAGGCCCTTTTTGCAAACAACCGTAAATGGATTGCCGAGAAGCTGCACCTGGATATTAATTATTTTACCAAGTTGAATGCAGGCCAGTCGCCCCAATATTTAATTGTGGGTTGCTCTGATAGCCGTGCCCCGCTCGAATTGATTACCGGTGCGCAACCTGGCGAAATTTTCAGTCAGCGTAACATTGCCAACCAGGTTATTCCGAGCGATCCTAACCTGATGTCGGTTTTACAATACGCAGTTGAGGCGTTAAAGGTTAAACACATTATTATTTGCGGCCACTATGGTTGCGGCGGCGTGCGTGCCGCGCTGGCTGGCGGTACCAGCGGCAACCTTGACCAATGGTTGAGCCATGTGCGCGATGTGTACCGTACCCACAAGGATGAGTTGGAATTGATCCAGGATCCGGAGATGCAGCACCGCCGCCTGGTTGAGCTCAATGTTAAAGAGCAAATTTACCAGCTAAGATCAACCTCCATCGTACAGAAGGCCCTGCAAAACGGCCAGGTGTTAAACATTTACGGTTGGGTTTATGATCTTGCCGATGGTATGCTGCACGATTTGCAGGTTCAGGATATCGAATTAAATAACATCGTAAAACCAGTACTGGCTTAA